The following is a genomic window from Candidatus Schekmanbacteria bacterium.
ATTGAAAATCTAATTTTTTTTTGACAAATCTTCATTCTAAAACTACTCATCAATAAAAAATATATACAAATTCAATACATTTAAATCATAATTCTTTAACGATATTTATTCATCATATATATACGAGGTCAATGAAATGAGCCGGCAGACAAAAATAAAGAAAATATTAATTCCATTCATAATCATTGCTCTCGGTTTTGTTGTCCGTTGGGCGCTTGTACAGTCCAAGCCTGCACCAAATAAAAAGATTGAAAAAAACACAGGACCCCTTGTAAATTTCTTAACTGTTGAAAAAAAGGACTATCAGATTACTGTTTCAGGAACAGGAGAGGTAACTCCCAAGCAGGAAGCCAATATAACTCCGCAAGTGAGCGGGAGAATAGTTTACCTTTCACCTCACTTTCTAAAAGGCGGCTTTTTCAGAAAAGGTGAAGTTTTTTTCAAAATAGAGCCAATTGATTATGAGCTTGCCCTTGCTCAGGCAAAAGCAAACTTACAGCGGCTCAAAAATGAATACAACCGTTCAAAAGCTCTTTTTGAAAAAGGAATGATAAATGAAAATGCCTACGAAAAAGCCCTTGACGATTATAAAGTTGCCGAAGCGAGATTCAAACAGGCAAAGCTCGACCTTCAAAGGACAGTTGTAAAAGCTCCGTTCAACTGCCTTATCAGGACAGAAGATATTGATATTGGAGAGTATGTCCGCGCAGGAAACAGTGTTGGCACAATAGCAGGCACGGACAGTGTGGAAATTATCGTGCCTCTTCCTCAAAAGGATTTGTATTGGATTGATATACCACAAATGAAAAGTAAAAAGGAAGGCGCAGAAGCAGAAGTCATTTTAGAGACTCCTGACAATAATTTTGTATGGAAGGGGAAAGTAGTGAGAATACTTGGAGAAATAAACAGATTAGACAGGATGCCAAGAGTTGTAGTTGAGGTGTCAGACCCCTATCAATTAAAGAAAAGAAGAGAAGACAAAGCGCCCAATTTGGCTATTGGGAGTTTTGTAAAGGTACATATCAAAGGAAAATTATTTCCGTCGATTTGTGCTATCCCAAGAAAATTACTCTTAAATGATTCAACAGTGTGGCTCATAGACAATTCAAATCGATTGAGAAAACAGAAAATTACAGTTCTTCACCGCGAAGAAGATGTCCTTCTCATCAAAGATGGGCTCGATAGCGGTGATCGCCTTCTACTTACAAATATTCCCGGTGCCGCAGACGGCTTAGTAGTAAGTCCTGTCAATGGAGGAGTTGCTGAATGAAAAAAGCAATTGAATGGATGGCAAAAAATCATGTAGCGGCAAATCTATTGATGCTGCTTCTAATTGTAGGGGGCTTAATCAATGCCTTTTCTATCAAACAGGAAATTTTCCCTGAAATGACACTGGATATGATTCAGATATCAATGTCATATCCAGGTGCAGGACCTGAAGAGATTGAAGAAGGAATAATCCTAAAAATTGAAGAAAATATTTCGGGAATAGCAGGCATAAAAGAAGTGCGTTCAACCGCTATGGAGGGAATAGGAATTATCGATGCAGAGCTCGAGGAAGGAGAAGATCCTGATATAATTCTTCAGGATATCAAGTCTGCTGTTGATCGAATAACCACCTTCCCTGAGAATGCAGAAAAACCTGTAATATCAAAGCTTGTAAGCAGAAATCAAGTTGTGTCAATAGTACTTTATGGAGATACCACCGAATGGATATTGAGAGAACAGGCGGATATAATTCAAAAAGAACTTTTGGCGCTTCCTGAAATCACTCAAGTGGACTTGGTCGGTGTCCGTCCTTATGAAATTTCAGTTGAGATTCCTGAAGAAAACCTTCGCCGATATAATCTGACTTTAAATCAAGTTGCCGCAAGATTGAAGCGCGCTTCTCTTGATCTTCCTGCAGGAACAGTAAAAACAGCGGAAGGCAACATTCTTCTTCGAACAAAAGAGAAGCGATATTGGGCAAAAGAATATGAAGACATATCAATAATTACGAACATAGACGGCACAGAAGTAAAATTGAAAGACATCGCAAAAGTAAAAGACACATTCAGCGAAACAGATACCTTCTCAATATGCGATGGCAAACCTGCTGTGATGATTAAAGTTTCCAGAGTGGGAGACCAAAAACCGACTGTCATTTCAGATGCAGTAAAAAGATACATTAAAAAGAAGAAGGAAACACTTCCATCTTCACTTAACCTCATAATTTGGAATGACAGCTCTGAGAATCTCGCAAGCAGATTGAGTCTTCTCAAGAAAAATGCATTCTTTGGGCTCTGTCTCGTCCTTTTAGTGCTCGGTATGTTTCTTGAAATTCGTCTTGCAATGTGGGTAATGCTGGGAATCCCCATTTCCGTTTTCGGAGGGCTCTTTATACTTCCTTTCTTGGGCGTTTCAATAAATATGATATCACTCTTTGCTTTCATACTCGTACTTGGAATTCTTGTAGATGACGCAATCGTTATTGGAGAAAATATCTATGCCCATAGGCAAATGGGGAAAACGCATCTTCGCGCGGCAATAGACGGCGCAATAGAAGTTGCCGTACCTGTCATATTCTCAGTGCTTACAACTGTAGCGGCATTCGTCCCGCTTCTCTTTGTAGGTGGAATAATGGGAAAATTCATCAAAGTTATTCCTATGATAGTCATAACACTTCTTTTAGTATCTTTGATTGAGTCTCTTTTTATCCTACCATCACATCTTTCAGGTGAATCCAACAAAAGGAAAGAAGGAATTCTACTAAGTGCAAGCCATAAAATTTTATCCTTCTTCAGCACTAAACTCACAAATTTCATTTCAGGGCCATACAGAAAATTTTTAAAAGTCTGTTTGAATAACCGTTATAATACAATTGCTGTGAGCATTTTTGTTCTAATTGCAGTTATTGGAATGGTGCAGGGGGGAATCCTCAAATTTGTTTTTATGCCGGAAGTGGACAGTAATGTAATTCTCATTGCCCTTGAAATGTCGCCGGGCACACCATTGAGCGAGACAGCAAAAGTTCAAAAAATAATAGCTGAAAAAGCAAGGGAAGCAGCAGCAGAATATGACAAAGAACGAGGAAAGAATAAATCGATAATCAAGCATATCTACTCAGTGATTGGCGGTAAAATGTCATCTCGAGGCATATCGGCTGAAGCATCGGGTTCAAATTCCCATATAGCGGATATAGCCATTCATCTTGAAGATGTGGAGGAGAGAGGTATACCTGCTGAAGAAATAGGAAGAAAAATACGCAGTAAAATTCCCAATATTGCCGGGGTAGAGGCGCTAACTTTCGATACCAGTCTTGCCCATTTTGGCGGCGCAAACATTGATATTCAGCTTTCGCATGATAATCCTGAAGTCTTGGAAATGGCTTCTGAAAAGGTTAAACAGGCACTGGCTAAATATCCCGGTGTTGGAAGCATAGTTGATACATTCGTAAGGGGAAAAGATGAATTGAAAATTCGAATCAAACCTGAAGCAAGAACCTTAGGAATCACAGAAGAAGAAATGGCAAGGCAGATTAGGGCGGCATTTTACGGAGCTGAAGCACTGCGTTTTCAAAGAGGAAGAAATGAAGTCAAGGTAATGGTGAAATATCCTCCCGAAGAAAGGAAAAGACTTGCCAATCTCGAAGCAATGCGAATTAGAATTCCCGGAAATACTGAAATCCCTCTCCTTCAGGCGGCATATGTGGAGAAGGGAAAAGGATTCAACGAAATCAACAGGACAAACAGGAAAAGGGTGGTAAATGTTTCAGCCAATGTTTACAGCAAAGTCTCCAATGCACAGGAAATAATAGAAGACCTCAGTCGTACACTTCTTCCGGATTTGGCAAGAAGCTACCCCGGACTTTCATATTCTTTGGAAGGTCAGGAAAAGGAGCGCAGAGAATCCTTTGGCAGTATGATCAAGGGATTTCCCCTTGCGTTGATTGCAATATTCGCACTTCTTGCAATACCCTTTAAAAGCTATATCCAACCTCTTTTAATTATGGTTTCTATCCCTTATGGAATAATTGGAGCTTTCATTGGTCATCTCATAATGGGATTTTCTCTCAATATGTTAAGCATTTACGGATTAGTTGCATTGGCAGGAGTCGTAGTTAACGATTCTCTTTTACTTATTGATAAAATAAACCGCAACCGCTATGAAGGTCAGAAGCTGATGGACGCTGTTGTAAATGCCGCAGAAAGGCGTTTCCGCCCTATTCTCCTTACTTCCCTTACCACCTTCTTTGGCTTGATTCCGATACTTCTTGAGTCGAGTGTGCAGGCACAATGGCTTATTCCTATGGCTATCAGCCTCGCCTTTGGAGTGCTTTTCGCTACAAGCATCACATTAATCCTGATTCCATCGCTCTATGTGGCACTTGAAGATATTCATACAACTGTTAAAGTGGATTCATCATATAGTACAGAAGAAGAGATTACCCATTGATTCTTTAAGGCACGATGAAAGTAAATCCAGAAAAATCCTTTGTCTGTTATTATTTGGCTAAGAGATTTCGATAAAACTCTACAGCACGCCTTACACCTTCTTTAAGAGGTATCGTGGGCTTCCAGCCGATTATTTTTTCAGCTTTCGATGCATCAAGTGAAATTCTTTCTATTTCGCCCAAGCGCGGCTCTGCGAAAAAAGGCTCAACATTAGCGCCAACAGCGTCTCTCACTGCTTCAAATATCTCAATATCTTTGACCTCCTTTCCCCACCCAAGATTCAATATTTCACCTTCACCTTTTTCTATACATATCATATTGGCTTTCACAATATCTTCGATAAAAACATAGTCTCGTGTTTTGTTGCCGTCGCCAAAAATTTTGGGTTGGACGCCTGTGAGCATCTGTTGAGAAAAAATCGCCACTACACCTGCCTCTCCATGCGGGTCCTGCCTTGGTCCATAGACATTGGGATACCTAAGGACTGTATATTTAAAGCCATAAAGTCTTTCATAAAGCCCAAGATAGTTTTCAAATACAAATTTTGTAAGTCCATAAGGGGAGAGAGGCCGAATTGGATGGTCTTCTTTCACAGGAAATGTTTCCGGTTCACCATATATTGCGCCGCCTGTTGACGAAAAAAGAAGTTTTTCAACACCTGTCCTTTTTGAATTTTCAAGAAGATTGATTGCACCTCGCACATTTACATCTGCATCATAAGAAGGATCTTCCACCGATTTTCTCACATCCATTTGAGCCGCAAGATGAAAGACAATATCCGGCTTTTCACGGTCAAAAACATCGGAAAGTTTTTCATCCCTTATATCTATCTTATAAAAGTGGGCAGATGGATTTATATTCCTCTCTTTACCGGTTGCAAGATTATCAACAATGGAAACTGTAAATCCATCATCAATGAGAGCATCAACAATATGAGAGCCAATAAAACCTGCACCTCCAGTTACTAAAGCACTTTTCATATTATCCCTTCTCCTTCAAATTTAAAATTATATCCACTGCTTCTTCAAGATTGTCAGCAATAAAATCAGGGGCTACTTTCCACTCTTCTTTATCGAGTAATGCCTTTTCTCCTCTACCGCTTCTAACAAGAATTGTCCTCATTCCTGCAGAATATCCTGCTTCAATATCTGTATAATAATCACCTATAAAAAATCCCTCCTTTGGATTTACATTCATCTCTCTGCATGCTTCAAGAAGCAGTCCCGGCATAGGTTTTCTGCAGCTGCATCCTTCTTCCGGCCTATGAATACAGTAGTATGTCTTCTCAACGACGCATCCATTCTTCCTCAACTCTTCATGCATTCTTTTGTCAACTTCATAAAGCTCTTCCTTCGTCATTACATTTTTACCGACTCCTGATTGGTTTGATATGATAGCGCACATTACCCCCTCTCGAGCAAGACGTTTCAGTGCATCGATTGCGCCGGGTAAAAATTCAAAATCTTCCCACCGCTTTATATAATCACCGTCGCAGTTTTTATTTATGACTCCGTCTCTGTCAGTCAAAACAAACATCAGCTTTTAAGGAGGTCTCTTATTCTTGAAAAGATTGTATGGCAGATTATAAGATGCAGGTCTTCAATCTTCTGCATATTATCGCTCGGCACTATTATACATTTGTCACAAAGGCTTGCCATCTTGCCGCCTTCAAAACCTGTCAATCCTACCGTTATTGCCTTTTTTTCTTTGGCTGTTTTGAGAGCATTTAAAACATTTTTTGAATTTCCGCTTCCGCTCAAACCAAAAGCGATATCTCCTTCATTCACAAGGTTTTTCAGTTGTTCGGAAAAAATATATTCATAATCATAATCATTGGCATACGCAGTCATAAGAGGTATGCTGTCAGATAGAGAAATGACCTTAAATCTTTTTTTCCCCTCAACTACGGTCCCCTTCCCAAGGTCACAAGCCATATGCGATGCACTTGACGCACTCCCGCCGTTTCCAAAGAGAAAAATCTGCTTCTCACTATCATAAGCATTCATCAGCAAATCAACTATCTCTTCTATCTTCTGCACAGGTATCTTCTGTACAATATCCGATATGTCATTTAGATATTCTTTTGGATCCATTTTTTTAGCTTCCTTCCAATTAATCTGTCTTTTTGAAGTTTTTCAACGCTGTATGTTAAAAATTATTTTTGTACCATCTCTCTCAAAATTAAATTTGAGCTCAGGCAAATTTGACAACGCTTCTCTAACAGCCAACTGCCTGTCATAGGGACAATAGAGCAAAAGGAAACCACCACCGCCTGCACCTGCAACCTTTCCGCCAAGAGCTCCTTTTCTCAAAGCTTCTTCATAGATTTCATCTATATAACTGTTGCTAATTTTACTTGCAAGATTCTTCTTATACATCCATCCTTTATGAAGGAGTTTTCCAAAATCATCGAGATTTCCCTTCATAAGACAACTTTTCATTTCTTTTACCATAGATTTCATTGCGCTCAATATGTCGCAAAAAGAAGAAATGTTTTTCTTCTGCTCTGAAAGGATACTGCTGGATTTTCTTTTTTTCCCTGTATAGAAAAGAAGGAGATTTCGATTAAGCTGGTCTTTTATGCCTTCGTCAATTTCGACAGCATTTATCTCCACATCTCCATTCTCCTTGAAGATGATATCTCTCAGGTTTCCATATGAAGAAATATATTGGTCCTGTTTGCCAATAGGTTTTTTCAAGATATCGATTTCTATTTCACAGGCTTCTTTAGCGAGTTCTTCTGCTGTTTTGAGTATCCCCCGATAGGCATACATTGCATTCAAAAGCCCTACCGTCACTGCGCTCGATGAGCCAAGCCCTGAGCCGGTAGATGGTATATCTGCCATCGTTGATATTTCAACACCTTCAAAGATTCCCACCTTTTTCAGCCCCTCACGCACAAGGTCGTGCTGAATATCATCAATATCATTAACCATCTCTGTTGTTGAATATCCAATTCTTATCATCCTATCGAAACGTCTCTTTATGATGACATAGATATATTTGTCAATAGCAGTGCTTAAAACTCGACCGCCTCCAAAGTTGGAATAGTAATCCAAAAAATCCGTGCCGCCGCCGGCAAAACTAATTCTTAAAGGTGTTTGAGAAATAATCATATCAATTCACTATTCAAGATTCCCCTTTATTCAAAATCTTCTCCCATTCAGCGCATGCTTTTTTATAATTCTCAGGTGTACCTATATCAATAAAATACTCCTGTATTTTATAACCATATATCTGTCCAGTCAACTTTGGCAGAATATCAAAGCCAAAATCAAGAGGTTTCCTAAACTCAAAAATATCAAAAATTTTACTTTCTGCAACATAAATACCTGCATTAGCTAAATTTCCCGGAGGATTCTCTACTTTTTCATAAAATCCGCAAATCCTTGAAGAAGAATCAATATCAACAATTCCACATTCTCTTGGATTCTCCGCTTCAAAGAGTCCTATTGTCATCAACCCCTTCTTCTTATGATGAAACCTTAAAAATTTTGAGATGTCTATATTCGTAAGATTATCGGCATATACGACTAAAAATCTCTCATCACTGCCAACCCAACCTTTATTGTAAAAAACCGTTCCCGCACTTCCCAAAAGCTCCTTTTCATAAAAGAGTTCTACTTTTATGGAAGTCTTTAATTCTTCAACAAAACTGCGCAGCTTATCCGGCAGATAATGAAGATTTATCAAGACTTCACTAATTTCATATTTTTCAAAGAGTTGAAACCAATAGTAAATAAGCGGTTTCCCTGCAATTGGGACAAGACACTTGGGAATTTCATTTGTCAAGGGCCTCAATCTTGTGCCTAAACCGGCAGCAAGGAGAAATGCTTTCACCCGGCTTTCCCCTGAAATGGAAAAACAAGAAGGGTTGCAAGGAGAATCTTTAAATCCAAGATGATGCTCTGATTCTCGATATATTCAATATCAAACATAACTCTTTCATCGACAGAATCGATATTTCCTCTTACTCCAT
Proteins encoded in this region:
- a CDS encoding efflux RND transporter periplasmic adaptor subunit — translated: MSRQTKIKKILIPFIIIALGFVVRWALVQSKPAPNKKIEKNTGPLVNFLTVEKKDYQITVSGTGEVTPKQEANITPQVSGRIVYLSPHFLKGGFFRKGEVFFKIEPIDYELALAQAKANLQRLKNEYNRSKALFEKGMINENAYEKALDDYKVAEARFKQAKLDLQRTVVKAPFNCLIRTEDIDIGEYVRAGNSVGTIAGTDSVEIIVPLPQKDLYWIDIPQMKSKKEGAEAEVILETPDNNFVWKGKVVRILGEINRLDRMPRVVVEVSDPYQLKKRREDKAPNLAIGSFVKVHIKGKLFPSICAIPRKLLLNDSTVWLIDNSNRLRKQKITVLHREEDVLLIKDGLDSGDRLLLTNIPGAADGLVVSPVNGGVAE
- a CDS encoding efflux RND transporter permease subunit; amino-acid sequence: MKKAIEWMAKNHVAANLLMLLLIVGGLINAFSIKQEIFPEMTLDMIQISMSYPGAGPEEIEEGIILKIEENISGIAGIKEVRSTAMEGIGIIDAELEEGEDPDIILQDIKSAVDRITTFPENAEKPVISKLVSRNQVVSIVLYGDTTEWILREQADIIQKELLALPEITQVDLVGVRPYEISVEIPEENLRRYNLTLNQVAARLKRASLDLPAGTVKTAEGNILLRTKEKRYWAKEYEDISIITNIDGTEVKLKDIAKVKDTFSETDTFSICDGKPAVMIKVSRVGDQKPTVISDAVKRYIKKKKETLPSSLNLIIWNDSSENLASRLSLLKKNAFFGLCLVLLVLGMFLEIRLAMWVMLGIPISVFGGLFILPFLGVSINMISLFAFILVLGILVDDAIVIGENIYAHRQMGKTHLRAAIDGAIEVAVPVIFSVLTTVAAFVPLLFVGGIMGKFIKVIPMIVITLLLVSLIESLFILPSHLSGESNKRKEGILLSASHKILSFFSTKLTNFISGPYRKFLKVCLNNRYNTIAVSIFVLIAVIGMVQGGILKFVFMPEVDSNVILIALEMSPGTPLSETAKVQKIIAEKAREAAAEYDKERGKNKSIIKHIYSVIGGKMSSRGISAEASGSNSHIADIAIHLEDVEERGIPAEEIGRKIRSKIPNIAGVEALTFDTSLAHFGGANIDIQLSHDNPEVLEMASEKVKQALAKYPGVGSIVDTFVRGKDELKIRIKPEARTLGITEEEMARQIRAAFYGAEALRFQRGRNEVKVMVKYPPEERKRLANLEAMRIRIPGNTEIPLLQAAYVEKGKGFNEINRTNRKRVVNVSANVYSKVSNAQEIIEDLSRTLLPDLARSYPGLSYSLEGQEKERRESFGSMIKGFPLALIAIFALLAIPFKSYIQPLLIMVSIPYGIIGAFIGHLIMGFSLNMLSIYGLVALAGVVVNDSLLLIDKINRNRYEGQKLMDAVVNAAERRFRPILLTSLTTFFGLIPILLESSVQAQWLIPMAISLAFGVLFATSITLILIPSLYVALEDIHTTVKVDSSYSTEEEITH
- a CDS encoding NAD-dependent epimerase/dehydratase family protein, with the translated sequence MKSALVTGGAGFIGSHIVDALIDDGFTVSIVDNLATGKERNINPSAHFYKIDIRDEKLSDVFDREKPDIVFHLAAQMDVRKSVEDPSYDADVNVRGAINLLENSKRTGVEKLLFSSTGGAIYGEPETFPVKEDHPIRPLSPYGLTKFVFENYLGLYERLYGFKYTVLRYPNVYGPRQDPHGEAGVVAIFSQQMLTGVQPKIFGDGNKTRDYVFIEDIVKANMICIEKGEGEILNLGWGKEVKDIEIFEAVRDAVGANVEPFFAEPRLGEIERISLDASKAEKIIGWKPTIPLKEGVRRAVEFYRNLLAK
- a CDS encoding HAD-IIIA family hydrolase, which produces MFVLTDRDGVINKNCDGDYIKRWEDFEFLPGAIDALKRLAREGVMCAIISNQSGVGKNVMTKEELYEVDKRMHEELRKNGCVVEKTYYCIHRPEEGCSCRKPMPGLLLEACREMNVNPKEGFFIGDYYTDIEAGYSAGMRTILVRSGRGEKALLDKEEWKVAPDFIADNLEEAVDIILNLKEKG
- a CDS encoding SIS domain-containing protein; this encodes MDPKEYLNDISDIVQKIPVQKIEEIVDLLMNAYDSEKQIFLFGNGGSASSASHMACDLGKGTVVEGKKRFKVISLSDSIPLMTAYANDYDYEYIFSEQLKNLVNEGDIAFGLSGSGNSKNVLNALKTAKEKKAITVGLTGFEGGKMASLCDKCIIVPSDNMQKIEDLHLIICHTIFSRIRDLLKS
- a CDS encoding GHMP kinase, with product MIISQTPLRISFAGGGTDFLDYYSNFGGGRVLSTAIDKYIYVIIKRRFDRMIRIGYSTTEMVNDIDDIQHDLVREGLKKVGIFEGVEISTMADIPSTGSGLGSSSAVTVGLLNAMYAYRGILKTAEELAKEACEIEIDILKKPIGKQDQYISSYGNLRDIIFKENGDVEINAVEIDEGIKDQLNRNLLLFYTGKKRKSSSILSEQKKNISSFCDILSAMKSMVKEMKSCLMKGNLDDFGKLLHKGWMYKKNLASKISNSYIDEIYEEALRKGALGGKVAGAGGGGFLLLYCPYDRQLAVREALSNLPELKFNFERDGTKIIFNIQR
- a CDS encoding nucleotidyltransferase family protein, which gives rise to MKAFLLAAGLGTRLRPLTNEIPKCLVPIAGKPLIYYWFQLFEKYEISEVLINLHYLPDKLRSFVEELKTSIKVELFYEKELLGSAGTVFYNKGWVGSDERFLVVYADNLTNIDISKFLRFHHKKKGLMTIGLFEAENPRECGIVDIDSSSRICGFYEKVENPPGNLANAGIYVAESKIFDIFEFRKPLDFGFDILPKLTGQIYGYKIQEYFIDIGTPENYKKACAEWEKILNKGES